GTGGGTCGTCAGAGAAAACACCGAAACTTTTACTCCGTTTGCCttggtttcctttttattatttcgctcATGCGCAGTCCCGATCAAAACACACACGAGTGAGAAAAATCAACCCAAATCGCTAGTTATTCCATCACATTTGCGTCTTGTTATGTTTTGCATTCGTCGGCCGCCAAGATGGcggcttgtttttgttgttaccACGATTATTCTTTTCGAAATTGAATATCCCCTCAACCCATTACACGTTTTTTTACTAGCCATTAAAAATCCAGTGGCCGGATGTTTGAAACTCGATTCCATTCGATTCCAATTTCTAAAATGCTGTTGTGAGGATGTTATCGCGAGAAGATGATCAGTTAACACAATTTCGTTCATTTGTTTGCGTTTCAGATGTGGTGACCGACAGACGCGCTCTACATAATTGTGTCGGAAGAGCCTtcacaaccaacaacattGGACTTTTCTCACACACTTGATCGTCGAATAagcaatagaaaataaatctaaCGTGTCGATATATATTTTGGAGGAGCACGTTCATGGTTTGCCCAACTTATGGCCTGACGGATGTGTGACCGGCGCCACCTGTATCGAACATCAATTGTTCCTTTCCGTTTCAGGTTGGCTTGATTAACTAATGTTGAGCTAACAACATGATCAATAATTCTGACTTGATTCGATCCATTCAGGACTTGACGGATATGGATTACGATGGGCAACGTTTGTTGGACGTGATCAATGATCCCAACGCCCTGGAAAGTTTCCTGGGCGGAATAGGGAATGGGAGTGGGATTAACAACGCTGCTAACGCTCACAGTGGTGTTTCGCTGGATTCGACCCATACCATCACTCAGCAGCAGTTGGCCAGTCTGCAACAGCaaatccaacagcagcaacaacagctgcagcaattgcaacaacaacaacaccaccaacagcaGATACATTCCCCGTTCTCGGTTCCCGTCAGGTCGCCGGCACCTGGTACAAGTCCGGCTGCGACTGTGATCCTTCGTTCGCCCGCTGCTCCTCCACCAGCCGCCAGTCCTTCTTCGCTGGCCTCCAGTCCGGCGCCCAATACACTTGGACATGCCACCTCTTACTCGGTCTCCTCTCCGGCACCGGCTCCGTCGCCCGGTCCTCAACAGTTTAGTTACCGAGCAGTTCCTTCCCCTCAACAGAGGACAGGCTCCTTGTCCTCAACACCGGTGGCATCGCCCATCAATTACCCTCCTGGGCCAGGTCCAGGCAACACAGGGCAAAACACCCAATCTGTCCAGTTGCCAGCTGGCACCATCACGATTCCGGCTCTCGCTAGTACgtcatttttcctttccattttgattgcatcattctctctaatcgttggccattttcttttagctGCTGTCGGACAAGTCCAGCAGCTCGTTTCGGGTGGCCAGGTGCTTCAGATAGTGTCGGCTCCTCCACCCGCCACGCCTCCCCAAGTAGCCGGAACAAACACGACAACTTCCCAACCGGTAGTGAGACATCCTGTGGCTGCTGCACGTTCCAAGCAGCCACAGCTTAGGCCAAAGCCAGCAAACAACTCAAGCCCTGGCCCGGTTCAACAGGCTCATGCTGTCAAGTATGTCAAATAATTCCAGTGATTGTAGagagaataatttaaaaaatgttaacattttctccccttttaaAGTAGTCCAAGAACTTCATCACCAGTTattgtccagcagcagcaacaacaacaacagcttcaccatcaacagcaacaacagcagcaacaacaacaacagcatcagctccaacaacaacaacaaccacaacccGTCCAGCAGCAAATAACGCAGCAACACGCGACGGGCCAAGTAGTGCAATTGGGTACGGGTGGGCCTACGGGTACATTGGTCTTCTCAGGTGGAGGAAACGCCATGTTTCCAGCGCTGGCCCCAACCGGAGGCCAGTTTTTCCTTCAGCAGCAGGGTAGCGGAGGTTTCCAACTGATCGTCCGACCTCCCGTACCTTCCAGCTCGCCTCccaagcagcagcaacagcagcagagcatTGTGATGCAACCTCAGATTGGTCAGACCGTCCATCTCgccccaaacaacaacaaccgtccGGCGACTGCTGTCGCGGCTGCCGTCCCTAATCCCCCCTGCCACCCTACCATATCCCAGCACCACCAGCCCATGGTAAGATTAGTCACTTTACCTGGCCTGGGCACTGTCCAGCTACAGCAGATTCAGACGCCCAACGGACCGGCCTTCCTGGCCGTCCAGCAACCACAGCAGCATCAGCCTCAACAACagacgcagcagcagcagcaacaaccggCTACCTTCTTACGTAATCATCCTGGGCAACAAGCATTTATCCAACAACATCACGTcattcaacagcagcaacagcctcACATTGTcactcaacaacagcaacaacctcaTATCCTCAACAACCTTACTCAAcaaccccagcagcagcaacaacagcaacaagacAATATCCGGCTGGTATCCAGTCCCGCTACGACGTTGATCCCGAATAGTGATAATGTCGTTGataacaacaccaacaacagtACAACACCATCCACCACATTCGCCACCCCACCCAATAAAAAGCCGCCCGCGAAGAAGAAGCCcaagccaaagaagaaaaaggaagaagtaTGTGTGTCTAGATTATTTgtaaatcaaagaaattgttttaatggTGTGTGTGAAAATCAACAGGTTGTGgttgaagaaaagaagccAGCTGTCCAGGTCAATTTGGCTGAACTGCTGAAACAAACGGGTAttgttgacgacgacgaatcTTTCTTTATGGATGATGAACCGACTCTGcagccgccaccaccaccacctcctcagcagcagcagcagcagatccAGCAACAACTCCCGATCCAAATTCAGATGGAGCAGCCGATTCCGCCTACAGAGACCAAAGAAAATAACGTAATGAAAAATTGCTAAATGTAAATTTGTTCCAGGAGtttaatcaacatttttaattagatGATGCTGGCACCAATGTTGAGTGAAATGAACCTCATTCAGACGCTCCATCAACACGGTCTGGCCTTGTCTGAAGATGATCTTCACACGTTGCGGAATTTTATCAAACCGAGTGAACAGGCTAGTGAACAGTCCAGTGCCTTAGGAGGAAGTGATTCGCTCGCCAATGGACTTAAAGGAGCCACCATGTTGAAAGCACCGGCTGCAGCCGTTTCACTGACCCTGGGCAACGGCCAAGTGATCCAGTTGACGGGCGAGCCTTTCGCAGATGCCCAACAACAGCCGAGAGTTCAGTTTGTGACGAATCCTTTCGACGCCCAAGCGACTCAAGTGTTCCAGGCCGCACCGCAAGCCGTGGCGGCTCCTGccgctcctcctcctcaaatGACTGAAGTGATGCACTCGACTAATCACGGGTTTCAGAACGAGTTCCTCGAGGATTTGGCCAGGAGTCAGATAGTGTCGGATTCCAAGAAAACCAAGAGCAAAGCGGCTCCTGTCCAGAGAGCCGCTCCtgccaacaccaacaacaatgCCCCCAAGAAAAAGCCCGAGCCGCGCAAGAAGAAACCACCTCCTGTCAAGGCAGGAGCGAATGCCGGAACGAATGCAACCGGACAAACGACTCCAGCCCACACGGGCTCGGTGCCTCGAGTGCAGACGATCAAATTGTCTCCTCAGAATCAACAAGTAGGATCtcgaaaaataatcaataagtTGTCTGGTCCCTTGAATGTTAATTTTTACCGAGAGTATTGGTGTGTTAATTTCTAGCGATTTGTCAATAATTCGTTCCCCCAGAATCTGCGCAACATCCAGGCCCAAATCCAGTACCTGACGTCCAAAAAAGATCCTACTCCTCAGGACACTTCTCTCTTGCAGAAGCTCATTGAACATCACCAAAAGATACTGGCGACGGGAAAGCCAGTTCCCACCATTCCGGGCCAGCATGCCCAGGGCATTCCATTCGTAAGTTGCTGGAGtagaacaaattttttttttttttctttcttgagcATGTTAGCACATTTTTAtgattgattgtttgtttgttgatttgatttggttccttattttttcttatcctcCCTGTCCACGTGTGCTTTTGTGTCCTCCTTCCAGAATCCTACTCCTACTACTGCCGCCCCTGCCCCTCCTGCTCCAGAGAGCGGAGTGTCTGTTGTTCAGCCTGTCCCTCCCAACACTGGCCCCACCAACGTGTCGAGGTCTCAAGGCAAAGTGGCTAATGTGCCGGCTAACATCCAGCAAAATACGCACCTGGCTAACCTTCTCCGCCAACCCGTCTCCGATAAAAATTCAAGGGTATTTTTTCAAGCTGACAATTTCTCacttctatttttgttttggctttACTGTTCTTGTTTTATTCATCAATTGCTCCAAAGTCTCCCCATTTTGTCCTCatctcgtcttctttttttgagctTATATTTGTCTGGGTGGCTGATTAGTTTGCAATTTCGTCTGTAATCTGTCACTCCTAttaatcattttcttgttttcgatTAAAGATGACGACGTCAAACGCGTCGAATCAACAGGCGGGATTGCGGCAAATTCAACCGACAGCCGCCCAGCTGCGAGCTGCGACTCCGACCACTGGTGTCGTTGCTACTGGAAACAACAATACTCCCAATTCGCAGCAATCAAATCAAGTGTCCGTGTCAACGTCAGCGTCCATCTCTACTTCGTGTTCCACTCCAGCGGCCTCCAGTAATTGCAGCACGGCCACCGTCACTAATAACGTCAATGTTATTAGCGTGACGACGACCCAGTCGACCATTCAATCTCCGATGGGCACGCTGATACTCACGACAATGGACGgagcaggaggaggagcttcTCCAACTCTTTCCACCGGCGCCACGAGCAGCTCAACTACAATAACCAACAGCTCAACGGCGGTAGCATCTCCGGCTCCATCAGCAGAAGCCGGACGAAGTAATGCTACACCGGCCAGAGGAACTAAGCGGCCGGCCCCTCCTTCTGCACCTCCTAAGCCGAGCATAAGTAAGAGCACGCTGTTTGAGCACCAACTGAAGACCGATCAAAGCGGAGCTCTAGCGCCGGATTGCAAGTGAGTACACAATAGATTCGGCTGCTTTTTGTGGATGCGATTAACTGTGAGAGTCTCTGTGGGATTTGCAGGACCCCATTTAAGAATAAGACGAATGCCTGTAAAAGGTTGGTGCGTTATCACGTCTTTCACGAACTGGGTCCCACTCCGCAGGAActggaaaaggaagaagaggattTAGAAACTCACGCTCAACAGTTGCTCTCCAAATTCCACCAGATGATTAACAAATATCATTATCTTCTTCTCATGGTTAGTAGTTTAGTATTATTCCATCCAGCATCCGGCCggaataattgatttttgttgttttgaaacaGGAGAGCACAAAAGAGGCTCCTACTTCCGAACACGTGATGGTGGAGAGGATGTTTGCTGGTGAAGAGAAACAGTCACTGGAACGGCTGAAAGAGGAAACACGCGTAGCCAAAGAATTGCAACTGACTCCCGTTTGGCCCGTGAAATCGGAGCCAACCACCTCGGGTGccactgctactactactcccGTGGCCACCAACGACATTGTCAATGGCCGCAGAGATTCCCCTTCTGAAGATCTGAAACTGACGCCAAAAGTATTTTTAGACACGAATTTATCTGGCGTCTGctttagtattttatttttaacctttttgatcaaattattTAACAGATGGCGTTGCTGAAGTTTACGAGGAAGGAGGGCGAAGGCTACAAATCTGAATTGCAGATACCACAAGAGTACAAAGAAGTGCGAGTTATGGTGGAGGACGTCGTCAAAAGTAACGGCAGGATCAGAGAGTCCCTCGAGATGAACCATTCCGTCTCGATAAACGACTCGGCCATGGCCGGACTCACTGGCAGTACCATCGAGTCCAAACCTTACGACGAATGGGAGGCGATCCAGCGAGAGCTGGCACTCTACCCGGATGCCAGGGATCGCGACGACATGGTGAGATTCCCGTTTCACTTTTGAAGACGTGCCAGATTTGTAAGGAACATTTTGATGGCAGGGATTTGATGGAGAGGAAGGCGGCGTCATCTACGACGAAGATATCAAAGCCCAAATGCAGAATGCCATCGACGACTTGTTGAGACTCAACGGCTGCGACGATGTCATCCCGCCGCATCTCCAACACCTGGCCAACAATGCGGCCCATCCTGCCGCAATTGGCGCAGTTGCGTCTTCATCTTCTGCCAATTACGAGGCCAGCGGTGctgcaggaggaggaggaggaggattccCGCCGCCATTGAAAAACGGTGAACAGTTTTGCAATAACAGCGAAATGCAGGTGGATCTGGCTCTCAATGAAGCTGTCAATAGTATTCTGTGAAAGACGAAGAATTGATTATTAagcattgttgttgttgtccctCCTCATATGTAACCGGCGGTCACGGGAGATTGGGTATCCTTTGAATGGTCGGAAGCCTTATTCAGAAAGAAGTGGGAGAAAGAGAGGTTAtagaagaaacatttttaaaaaacacacacacacacacaataatcCCTCAGAAACAAACGACCTCCATTGGTTGttctttgaaagaaatttattgtgtcatagtaaaaaaaggaattttttcgtttttttttttctaattcgaaaaacaaaaatattgaatgaaCTTTAAATAGGGTCCTGCACGTTTGGGTGCAAttaagcaaaacaaacaaaaaaaaaacggttcaTGTGATCTCTAAAATGTGAAGAAATGACATAATATCTCCTTTCACCTTATTGTATGTAAATGATGAGCAACACAACCCCCCgtgaaaaaacattgaaaacaaaacaccacTTAAATAAGTGAAACCTAAAGCTAGAGAGCTCAATCTTGttctttgtgtgttttttgtttgtttttttaaattttttcaaaaatttgatagcgaaataattttgagggatttttttgttgttgttgggttttgttgcctaattatttttttccttctctccctCCCTCTAATGTGAGCCTACGTCTCagggcgaaaaaaaagaatcaccaCTCCACCCAATTacatcatttattattatttttttttcaattgtattTTTCCCTGCATGTCCTCCAGCGTCTCTCTACTCCCGCGTTCGGATGATGGTGATCATCATTCGACCGCTTACGACTAGTGTTTAcatgtttaaaagaaaaaaaaatctaaagtaAACAAAGTAAGgcatgcattttttaaatggcccGAGCCGCCCTCAAATTCCCATCAAAAGGAGGAGAttgtccaaaagaaaaaaacatctttttttttttttagatttttaatttatttgccACCACCTCctgtcctctttttttaaactttgcgTGTGTGTAATATTGATTGTGTGTGAGAAAGTATGTCCTGTTCGATTTTACATCGTTTgatcatatttaaaaacattctATATCCAACTTCCCTCTATctcccttttccttttgctgctgatgctgctggtaCATAATTTGTGACTTTATTATTAGTGTCGAATTGAGAGTGTGTTGCAGCACAATTGAGTATTTGGGATATCAGAATGGTCGTCTTCTACTTACATGATAAAAACATTTGCTCCCGCCCCCCTTGTACATACTTATATATTGattcataataaaaatttgaatgaatttcaaaataattcgcgagtttttggtttattttttatttcattgagGACTGGCAATGCTTTAGCAAAAGACTTTCAGACGTAAACAACGAATAAAAAGGTAAGAACTTGTTCGCTGTTCTCTCTTTTGTAAGGAATTATACACAATAATAGAATTAAAATGTTGTAAGTGTCTGAACAAAGTTTAGTCAAATCAAATGAGGTAAATactgatttttttataataatgagTATTGAATTGACGTAATACCGagaataattttgatttcttcattaCCTACTTCTTAAATATTGCGGTGTTGTTAATGTTTTTATAACGTGTACCGTACAGGTAATAAGtaaagataaaatatttaataaataaggggagaaaaaagaatcccgaAATTCCCAAATAAGATAATTAAAATGAGAGACATCACATTTATTCTCGGTATTAGGTCGAGCGTCGTATTACGTACCTGCGAATGTTTGCTTCTGAAGAAACAGTCCTCTATGAGTCGCCAGATGATGGCGTTAAACACCGGCATGATTGTACCCTCTATGGCCTACACATCACACAACAGATGGACCCATTCGTCTTAACGAATAGCGTATATTCGGACCGACCCTCTAGTATGACTTTAGATCAAGCTCCATCCGGCATTACACCTTCAGCACCTGATAACCAATTGGGATTCTAATCTGAGCCTATACCCGCGAACGGGACCTCTGTCTAGAATCGCTAGATTTATATCGAGATTTTACAGTGGCGCCCAAGCGGGTGTGTGAGCAACCAAAGTTGCCCCCTAGGGGAGTTGAACCCTAGTCTTATAGAGCGCACGTTACATTGTGACGCCCTATTCAACTCACCCACTCTTCTCCTTtactattaaataaaaaaattatgtacattttaagattttctaattaatttaattgttaattaattaatttttaatttcttatctAATCGCaatattaagaattttttttttaataatgataTTTTTGCGAAAATACTAGAAATAAGATCATACATCCGCATACATCATACatcttatattatattcatatgtattgatttcatttatagAAGCTTGGAGCATTGATAGAATGAATTAGAAACCGTGTAATCATAATAGGAATAACATGTACGCTTTCCTATCTGTATGTAGAATTAGTATCGTCAATTTATATGGTAAATGGTACTaatacaattttgatttcataacaaactttttaaaatttatcaatGATTTATGTGTGCCTTAAGGACCCGGATGAATTGGCTGGCCATATGATGCCGGAAGTTGGCGTACCAGTGAACAACAGTTGCCCTTCTCGCGATCTTTTCTTGCAGGTTCATTCTAGACTCGTTAGCAATGACGTCACCCAACTCGTCGTCAAGGGATTCCACAAGTATAAAAGGAGCGTTGTGTTGTTTTAGCAGTCGAAGGGGATCCCCGCCACAATTGTCCACTGCGACGTCTTCTTCGACGACTGGAACGCTGCCAAGAGAAAAGGCCTCGTAAATGCAATAGCTCTCAGCAGAGCTGCCAAGTTCGGACGCGGGACAAAGTGTGAGATCAGAATCCGATACAGCTTGAATGTAATCGCCATCGAATCCCGTACTAAAAAGGATCGATTGTTAcgtgagttttttttaaatcggataaaattgatttagtttcatatttttacGTGTTGCTCATCTTCAAATAGCACAGACTCTCGAGATTCAACTCCTTGAATAATCGAAGAATCGCAGCTCCTTTAGTATTGGCGGTACCGAAAAAGTTGCAAACAAAAGGTCTTTGTGACAGGATGTCGATTTCGTCGGGAAAGAATAAGGGGAAGTCTCGGTGTCTAAGTTAAAAATGGATTAAACTACAAGAATAAATCGCTCGATTAAAATTAAGTATATTACGTTGCTACTCCGAGAGGCCATTGAAAGATTTCGCTTTCATCTGTTATTAATTTGTCTCGCACTATAAATACTGCGTCAATCGATCCACCGTTGGAAGATAAATAGGGAATGATCCATTGATTTTTACTGCAATCGCTAATATCTCCTAAAATTACTAGAAAAAGGGTCTTTGGTGTATGAGAAATGAGTATGTCGTTAAGCCACATTTTCTCCTGTTTCAGCTGAGATGACGAGCCATCAATGATTAAAACAAGATTAGGATTATAAGAAATGATTTCTGATTTTCCTGACTGGAAAGTGAAATTGATCCCATTCACAGTCTTGGTACCCTTGTAAATAACTTGATGTGATAAAAgctctttcttcccttcaaTTAAATGATTCCATAAATATTCACCAATAGGGGCTCTACTTTGAATATCGACTTGGAAGAATGTGCTGGCTGTTGTGGGTACGACGTTATTGCTCCAGGGAATGCGAGATTCCAACTTTTGCAGCTGATCGGCGGATTCTATCGGCGCTTCATTTCCACGTAGATTGCACAGCCAAAATAGAACGCCgcaattcaacaaaataaagggCGCCAGATATTTTATACAAACACGGACTGCACGGTATTTCACAGAGAACGTCATCTCGGTCGGCAATACGTTGAAGAGTTCGTTTACGAATGgttgaatttttactttcgaatgcttttttgttttcttgggcGTAGCATCCTTTGGCGGAAATGAATACTTATTATGTTTCAATATATGAAATTTGAACGCATGACAGCGTTTTTTGAACAGCAGGAAGAAGGTAAACAGAAAAAGCTTTTGGCGTCGTCTGCTATACTGTCAATGTTTGCTCAGATCGCATTTGCAAACGTCAACACAATAGCTTGTCGATCTCCCAGGAAGAATTTTCCAGCTAGATACTGCTCAATACAATTGCAATAAGgtatcatttaaaaatgtagtAGAATATTTGATAAAAGTTTAAAGACATTGATTTTAATGGTTTAGTAAATGCTCAAAATCAAAAGTATCGTAGTCAATCTAGTCATAATATTGCCATTGATACTGATCTCTAATTCTCTACAGATGGCTTTTTCACTTAGTATTAATGAATCATCACTGATTATTATGATATGAATCATCATTAAATTAGCTTTCTCCTTGATCTGTTGTACtcttttgaacttgaaacaaaaatagtaaatatcatttttaaaatgttcgtGAAGATTGTTATCTAATGTATAACTATTTAACCAAAGGAAGATGATTGAAACAGAAATGACAATCCAAAAACTGGAAGAACCGAAATTAGAAGAGTGGGATGAGCTCACGATCGAGATGCGGCGAGATTTATTGGCTCTTGATTTACGTATTTCCCTATTTGTTGGCGCcgtacaaaatttcaaatacgGTAAATATCTCACattgtaaaaattacaaaaaaattggccaAACATAAATAATGATGAGCTTTCTGGTATTCTTCTACGCAGAATCGCTACTCAAACCTATTCCTGCAAACTACCGAAAAAGTGATGGCGAAGCAGATATTAAAACTATCCGCGAATTAGTTTCCAGGCTTCCGGAATTGCCTCTTCGCGACCTCAACTATAAACCGGATCCCCAATTAACCACTTTTATGAAGACATTCTTTTTGAACCACAACCAGCAGCTTAGTTTAATCTCTGTAGAAGAACTCAAACGGCAAGTCGGCG
The window above is part of the Daphnia pulex isolate KAP4 chromosome 3, ASM2113471v1 genome. Proteins encoded here:
- the LOC124190963 gene encoding chromatin modification-related protein eaf-1-like isoform X4, which produces MDYDGQRLLDVINDPNALESFLGGIGNGSGINNAANAHSGVSLDSTHTITQQQLASLQQQIQQQQQQLQQLQQQQHHQQQIHSPFSVPVRSPAPGTSPAATVILRSPAAPPPAASPSSLASSPAPNTLGHATSYSVSSPAPAPSPGPQQFSYRAVPSPQQRTGSLSSTPVASPINYPPGPGPGNTGQNTQSVQLPAGTITIPALATAVGQVQQLVSGGQVLQIVSAPPPATPPQVAGTNTTTSQPVVRHPVAAARSKQPQLRPKPANNSSPGPVQQAHAVNSPRTSSPVIVQQQQQQQQLHHQQQQQQQQQQQHQLQQQQQPQPVQQQITQQHATGQVVQLGTGGPTGTLVFSGGGNAMFPALAPTGGQFFLQQQGSGGFQLIVRPPVPSSSPPKQQQQQQSIVMQPQIGQTVHLAPNNNNRPATAVAAAVPNPPCHPTISQHHQPMVRLVTLPGLGTVQLQQIQTPNGPAFLAVQQPQQHQPQQQTQQQQQQPATFLRNHPGQQAFIQQHHVIQQQQQPHIVTQQQQQPHILNNLTQQPQQQQQQQQDNIRLVSSPATTLIPNSDNVVDNNTNNSTTPSTTFATPPNKKPPAKKKPKPKKKKEEVVVEEKKPAVQVNLAELLKQTGIVDDDESFFMDDEPTLQPPPPPPPQQQQQQIQQQLPIQIQMEQPIPPTETKENNMMLAPMLSEMNLIQTLHQHGLALSEDDLHTLRNFIKPSEQASEQSSALGGSDSLANGLKGATMLKAPAAAVSLTLGNGQVIQLTGEPFADAQQQPRVQFVTNPFDAQATQVFQAAPQAVAAPAAPPPQMTEVMHSTNHGFQNEFLEDLARSQIVSDSKKTKSKAAPVQRAAPANTNNNAPKKKPEPRKKKPPPVKAGANAGTNATGQTTPAHTGSVPRVQTIKLSPQNQQRFVNNSFPQNLRNIQAQIQYLTSKKDPTPQDTSLLQKLIEHHQKILATGKPVPTIPGQHAQGIPFMTTSNASNQQAGLRQIQPTAAQLRAATPTTGVVATGNNNTPNSQQSNQVSVSTSASISTSCSTPAASSNCSTATVTNNVNVISVTTTQSTIQSPMGTLILTTMDGAGGGASPTLSTGATSSSTTITNSSTAVASPAPSAEAGRSNATPARGTKRPAPPSAPPKPSISKSTLFEHQLKTDQSGALAPDCKTPFKNKTNACKRLVRYHVFHELGPTPQELEKEEEDLETHAQQLLSKFHQMINKYHYLLLMESTKEAPTSEHVMVERMFAGEEKQSLERLKEETRVAKELQLTPVWPVKSEPTTSGATATTTPVATNDIVNGRRDSPSEDLKLTPKMALLKFTRKEGEGYKSELQIPQEYKEVRVMVEDVVKSNGRIRESLEMNHSVSINDSAMAGLTGSTIESKPYDEWEAIQRELALYPDARDRDDMGFDGEEGGVIYDEDIKAQMQNAIDDLLRLNGCDDVIPPHLQHLANNAAHPAAIGAVASSSSANYEASGAAGGGGGGFPPPLKNGEQFCNNSEMQVDLALNEAVNSIL
- the LOC124190963 gene encoding chromatin modification-related protein eaf-1-like isoform X3 gives rise to the protein MDYDGQRLLDVINDPNALESFLGGIGNGSGINNAANAHSGVSLDSTHTITQQQLASLQQQIQQQQQQLQQLQQQQHHQQQIHSPFSVPVRSPAPGTSPAATVILRSPAAPPPAASPSSLASSPAPNTLGHATSYSVSSPAPAPSPGPQQFSYRAVPSPQQRTGSLSSTPVASPINYPPGPGPGNTGQNTQSVQLPAGTITIPALATAVGQVQQLVSGGQVLQIVSAPPPATPPQVAGTNTTTSQPVVRHPVAAARSKQPQLRPKPANNSSPGPVQQAHAVNSPRTSSPVIVQQQQQQQQLHHQQQQQQQQQQQHQLQQQQQPQPVQQQITQQHATGQVVQLGTGGPTGTLVFSGGGNAMFPALAPTGGQFFLQQQGSGGFQLIVRPPVPSSSPPKQQQQQQSIVMQPQIGQTVHLAPNNNNRPATAVAAAVPNPPCHPTISQHHQPMVRLVTLPGLGTVQLQQIQTPNGPAFLAVQQPQQHQPQQQTQQQQQQPATFLRNHPGQQAFIQQHHVIQQQQQPHIVTQQQQQPHILNNLTQQPQQQQQQQQDNIRLVSSPATTLIPNSDNVVDNNTNNSTTPSTTFATPPNKKPPAKKKPKPKKKKEEVVVEEKKPAVQVNLAELLKQTGIVDDDESFFMDDEPTLQPPPPPPPQQQQQQIQQQLPIQIQMEQPIPPTETKENNMMLAPMLSEMNLIQTLHQHGLALSEDDLHTLRNFIKPSEQASEQSSALGGSDSLANGLKGATMLKAPAAAVSLTLGNGQVIQLTGEPFADAQQQPRVQFVTNPFDAQATQVFQAAPQAVAAPAAPPPQMTEVMHSTNHGFQNEFLEDLARSQIVSDSKKTKSKAAPVQRAAPANTNNNAPKKKPEPRKKKPPPVKAGANAGTNATGQTTPAHTGSVPRVQTIKLSPQNQQNLRNIQAQIQYLTSKKDPTPQDTSLLQKLIEHHQKILATGKPVPTIPGQHAQGIPFNPTPTTAAPAPPAPESGVSVVQPVPPNTGPTNVSRSQGKVANVPANIQQNTHLANLLRQPVSDKNSRMTTSNASNQQAGLRQIQPTAAQLRAATPTTGVVATGNNNTPNSQQSNQVSVSTSASISTSCSTPAASSNCSTATVTNNVNVISVTTTQSTIQSPMGTLILTTMDGAGGGASPTLSTGATSSSTTITNSSTAVASPAPSAEAGRSNATPARGTKRPAPPSAPPKPSISKSTLFEHQLKTDQSGALAPDCKTPFKNKTNACKRLVRYHVFHELGPTPQELEKEEEDLETHAQQLLSKFHQMINKYHYLLLMESTKEAPTSEHVMVERMFAGEEKQSLERLKEETRVAKELQLTPVWPVKSEPTTSGATATTTPVATNDIVNGRRDSPSEDLKLTPKMALLKFTRKEGEGYKSELQIPQEYKEVRVMVEDVVKSNGRIRESLEMNHSVSINDSAMAGLTGSTIESKPYDEWEAIQRELALYPDARDRDDMGFDGEEGGVIYDEDIKAQMQNAIDDLLRLNGCDDVIPPHLQHLANNAAHPAAIGAVASSSSANYEASGAAGGGGGGFPPPLKNGEQFCNNSEMQVDLALNEAVNSIL